The genomic window AAccctgttctagtttgttgattccttccgaataatagaatttgtacaaatctgaaaaatagccagTCGTTTTTGCAATCAGCTCCACGTTTGAATTCGGCGAACTCATTCCTTGTTTTCAACTTTCCAATACTTTGTCGTGACAATCAaaggtacaaaatattgttgttggtctagtgccaccacctttgaTGAAAACGCCTACGAAACTCCCAAATTCATGTCATGCAGAatgctacaaaaaaaacaacttagcgctgattttatagtattttgttAAATCTGTTCCTGAAAACCCTATTTTTAGCCTTAACCTAAAatagtttaattaattttaaaatttcattaaatttttatacagtccatgttttttataaatttttcttaaatacactTAAATCTCTCCTTTTGGTATTTATTCCATTGCTCCATTTAATTAAgttactattaattttttctttctgcaCTCTTTCCAGGTCGCATGCTGAGTTGCTATTGCGATGGCAGTTGTCCGGACAATGTTATTAACGGCACGTGCGAAACCCGCCCCGGTGGTTCCTGCTTCAGCGCAGTCGAAGAAGTGTACGATGAGATTACAGGCACATACGAGGAGGAGCGAACATATGGTTGTATGCCGCCAGAAGAGAATGGCGGTCTGTTAATGGTGAGTTACACCCTCTCATATGCTCCCTTTTTTCCCATTTCACCTAAGCTTAGCATCTAAAGCTATAAATTTCGCTTTTCCTCTTCCTACAGTGCAAAGTCGCTGCTGTTCCTCACCTACATGGCAAGAATATCGTCTGTTGTGATACGGGCGATTTCTGCAACCGCAATATCCATCCCGAGTACACACCGAAGAGCACCACCACCCCGCCCGAATTGCCAGTGAGCTCGCAATCCATACACTACCTGCTCATGCTAACCTCGCTCACGGTCTGTTTGACGATATTCGTTGTGGTGCTGCTCATATTTTGTGTCATGTATCGACGCCGCGAGAAGCAAGGCAAGCAGCCTCGTCTCATCAGCTCCATGTGCAACAGTCAAATATCACCGCTATCGCAATTGGTCGGACAGAGCACGGGTTCGGGTTCGGGCTTACCATTGTTGGTTCAACGCACCATTGCCAAGCAAATACAAATGGTGCGCTCCGTTGGTAAAGGACGTTATGGTGAAGTGTTCTTGGCTAAATGGCGTGATGAACGTGTTGCCGTCAAAATCTTCTTCATGACCGAGGAGTCTTCATGGTTCCGCGAAACCGAAATCTATCAGACTGTGCTCATCAGGCACGAAAATATACTGGGTTTCATTGCGGCCGACATCAAACACATGGGTAGCCATACACAAATGATGCTTATCACCGACTTCCACGAAAGTGGCAGCCTACACGATTATCTCTTCACTTCGGTGATTACACCGCAAAAGCTGCAACTTTTGGCCTATTCACTCGCCTCGGGCTTGGCACACTTGCACGATGAAATTGTCGGAACACCAGGCAAACCGGCCATAGCTCATCGCGACATCAAAAGCAACAACATACTTGTCAAACGCAATGGCCAATGTGCCATCGCCGACTTTGGTTTGGCCGTGAAATATACTTCCGAAATGGACGAGATACAAATGGCACCGAATACACGCGTCAGCACGCCACGCTACATGGCACCGGAAATGCTCAACGAGACATTGAACCAACAGCAATTCGAGGAATTCAAACGCGCCGATATGTACTCGGTCGGCTTGGTGTTATGGGAAATGTCTAGGCGCTGTTATACGCAAGTGCCCGGCTCGAATGCGACCACATGCGAGGATTATGCACTGCCCTATCACGATGTGGTGCCCGCCGATCCCACTTTCAAGGACATGCACGATGTTGTGTGCCTGAAAGGTTTCCGGCCGCCTGTGCCGTTGCGTTGGCAGGACGATGATGTGCTCATGACCATGGCTAAAATCATGCAAGAGTGCTGGCATCCGAATCCGACGGTGCGGCTAACAGCACTGCGCGTCAAAAAGACACTCGGACGTCTAGAGTAGAGCGACACTGCGAAAGCGCGCAGATAGCGACGTATAAGAACGCAAAGCGAGCGGACACTGGAGTTGCCCCGCTAAAGTAGTGCGAGATGAGATGCGTGacagtttaaattttaaatcatagTTTTAAAGTTGAGTCTAATTTAAGTTGaacgtaaatttttaataacaattttgctTAATTATTCTTGTTAAGCTAATAGTATTAGTGTTTGGATGTAGTGGTTAATATTCGAAACGCTTTGTACATTTTCAATAGCATTTTAATGTTTTCGACGCGTATGATTTTAGCTTTGAAAACGACTTAGCTAACTGTTATTTTTTGTACTAGATTAAGtttagttaaaaacaaaaaaaaaacaaaaacatttatgtaaattaaaaacaaggcAGCTTTTCCGCACTCAGAAGTCCTTGAAAGGCTGCGTGCAATGAGCGAAATAAGAAGTAGTTTATAGTAATTTTCAAATGGAGCTCGTTCAGGAGCTTCACCATTCTAGAAGTGTAAACCGTGAAAGACGTTTCGACACTGCCagatcatacaaaaaaaaacctttaagagcgcgtttataaataaatacaaaactatTGTGAAAACTCCGTTACAACGGTCGTGCCTGTAAGCCACgcttttgctgttgctgttttaagctaataaaaaattgacGAAAAGGCTTGCAAAAATGCTGCTAGGCGCTGGCAGCGCTTGGCCGGATATCAGTCTGCGTCCATGCTGGTAGCGTCAGCCGGCTTTTGTGACAATGCTTCGGGTTGTTATTCACTCAAGGCTTGATTTTTGCTGaacctaaaattttattgagttGAAAGTTTAATTTTCATGCCAAAGGTGCTCTTAAGGCAATACTGAAAGTATACTGATAAGATTGTTTTTTGTCAAATGAATTGTGCAGATGTTCTTAGGGCGAAgagctgcaattttttttcaaacgcaAGTTTCGAAGCAAAACTTAATGCGAAGCCGATAAAATCTCTCTGTATCATAAAAACTTCAGAGAAAAATGTGATTCTACCGCTGCtcgtacaaaaacaattttcatttaatagcaaacaaaaaattagtacttttactaatttttttattatagacgCACTTTTTTAACATTCGGCGATCTGCTTTTTTTTGACAATGAAAATTTCGCGATGGTGATTTTCAGCGTTTCACACAACGCAGCAAAATTGTGGTGCAGAACAGCTTTTTCGCTCAGTGCGCGCATACatgaattataatttaatttcttatagcagttttttttagtagttttagtgttttttgtttttcaaatatttgtatatagcaAATTATTTAAGTATGCCTTTGAGCTAAGCCAAATTTTAGAATTCTCCCTTCGAATgaggtttaatttaatttgttaactattattttatttttggctgttggattagtttttgaaaataagttgccatttatattttgtctttaaCCTTCTCTGACTTTACTTGTGAACTTTGggtttcaaatactttttgaattttgtgctttgtttcgctttaaagttttttcgtttttttttttattattaaaagttgccaaaatttgttatatctatttgaaaaaaaaatgtattgttttcgcttgtgaattaattttataaagtaATATTGCCTTAACTGTGTAAAATAAaccataaaaactaaaatatgtaatatataaatagCGCACTGATTAAGAAAAACTGGCCTTAATGCAGTTCGTAAAGTTGCCTTTCTTTGCTttgctacaacaaaaatactatatattatattataaataaaaaacgaaaatatatttaactaaCAAACTATACAACTGATTGTTATTGAAGTCTTTAGAAGCAAAAATGTGCcagaaattaagtaaaaaaaagaggaacgtaaaatattagaattaaataaagaaactaaaaaaaatacgatTTCAGTGCATTAAACCGATTTACCGCAtagtaatagcaaaaaaaatgctCTAGTTTTTTAAGTGCGTTGGCTTCCAAGGGAAACGTGACCAAAACGCtgccttacaaaaaaaaaaatttcaatgaaaaaaaaaaacacataggAATGAAATACCAGAGCTACACAgcaaagaataaattaaaataaaacaaaataaaatgaagtcaaataaaatacctaaagtaaaataaaataaaatagaaatataaaataaaaaaaatttaataaaaaaaagtaaatatatttcgaaaaaggtttaaataaaataatacaaaaatacaatagtaaaataaaataatttaaaaataaaaataaaataaagtcaaaataaacaaaaaattaaatatagaaaaaaatttcaaaaaaggtgagataaaatataaaataaaataaaattaaattaaattaaatattgtaatttaaaaataaaattaaaataaaaaagcattcaaatgaaataaattgaaataaaataaaatcaaattgaataaagttaataaatcgaaaaaaaaactaaatgaatttggactacaaattaaattaaataaaacgataaatgaaacaaaataaaataaaatttaaattaaattaaataaaaaaaatatgaaacgaaataaattaaatcttataaaacataaataaatatatttagaaaaaaaggtacataaactaaaatgaaataaaattgaataaaaatgaataaaataaataagaaatatataa from Anastrepha ludens isolate Willacy chromosome 5, idAnaLude1.1, whole genome shotgun sequence includes these protein-coding regions:
- the LOC128862952 gene encoding bone morphogenetic protein receptor type-1B isoform X2 codes for the protein MLLLQVCRMLSCYCDGSCPDNVINGTCETRPGGSCFSAVEEVYDEITGTYEEERTYGCMPPEENGGLLMCKVAAVPHLHGKNIVCCDTGDFCNRNIHPEYTPKSTTTPPELPVSSQSIHYLLMLTSLTVCLTIFVVVLLIFCVMYRRREKQGKQPRLISSMCNSQISPLSQLVGQSTGSGSGLPLLVQRTIAKQIQMVRSVGKGRYGEVFLAKWRDERVAVKIFFMTEESSWFRETEIYQTVLIRHENILGFIAADIKHMGSHTQMMLITDFHESGSLHDYLFTSVITPQKLQLLAYSLASGLAHLHDEIVGTPGKPAIAHRDIKSNNILVKRNGQCAIADFGLAVKYTSEMDEIQMAPNTRVSTPRYMAPEMLNETLNQQQFEEFKRADMYSVGLVLWEMSRRCYTQVPGSNATTCEDYALPYHDVVPADPTFKDMHDVVCLKGFRPPVPLRWQDDDVLMTMAKIMQECWHPNPTVRLTALRVKKTLGRLE
- the LOC128862952 gene encoding bone morphogenetic protein receptor type-1B isoform X1 yields the protein MSTISVCLCCVFTFDYVIIASRMLSCYCDGSCPDNVINGTCETRPGGSCFSAVEEVYDEITGTYEEERTYGCMPPEENGGLLMCKVAAVPHLHGKNIVCCDTGDFCNRNIHPEYTPKSTTTPPELPVSSQSIHYLLMLTSLTVCLTIFVVVLLIFCVMYRRREKQGKQPRLISSMCNSQISPLSQLVGQSTGSGSGLPLLVQRTIAKQIQMVRSVGKGRYGEVFLAKWRDERVAVKIFFMTEESSWFRETEIYQTVLIRHENILGFIAADIKHMGSHTQMMLITDFHESGSLHDYLFTSVITPQKLQLLAYSLASGLAHLHDEIVGTPGKPAIAHRDIKSNNILVKRNGQCAIADFGLAVKYTSEMDEIQMAPNTRVSTPRYMAPEMLNETLNQQQFEEFKRADMYSVGLVLWEMSRRCYTQVPGSNATTCEDYALPYHDVVPADPTFKDMHDVVCLKGFRPPVPLRWQDDDVLMTMAKIMQECWHPNPTVRLTALRVKKTLGRLE